From the Argentina anserina chromosome 3, drPotAnse1.1, whole genome shotgun sequence genome, the window GTGTCTTCTGAGGATTGTAAATTATCTACTTGTCAATggaatatcaagatgaaagaGATTTTTCCACGCTTGAAACTGAAGAACTGACATAGCCTGGTCTTTTGTAGTAGAATCTATAGTCTACGGTCTACCCCAATTAGAACAGAAACAATAACCTCATTTCACATGCAAGGGAAGTAACATTCATACTTCTGGTCTTATCTTCTTATACAAGTAACGATGATGTACATTGATTGCCAGTGTCACTGAAAGGGTGATCATCTTCAGTACAAAGTTCGACTCTGTACTCATCATTGTTTTCTCCCAGAAGTAGTGGGTTGAACTCCTCCTCGATGTTCCATTTATCTGATACCTCCTTGATCGAAACCATGTTTTCTTTAAAACTTGTTTGAGTTTCAGGTTTCTTAGCCACCAGAGTATCCCAATAGCTACAGTTCTCTGTTTTCTTTCTTGAGTTGATGCTTACGCTCTCATTGTTCTGCTTCGATTCTTCAACTTTCTCTGGTAAATCTTCAGTGCTGGGGGATGGTAGTTGGCTTTCTTGATCTTCACGGTTGATGAAGTCAGAATTAGACCTTCCATAAGTTTCATACGATGATTCTCTTAAAATGCCTTGTGCCGAAGATGTTCTTTGGCAAAAGCTTCCAAATCCTTGAATGCCTCTGGTTACTTTTCGAGCTCggtctctctcttctctaaGAAGATTTCCTTCGTTTAGCAGCTTCAGTATTCTCCCAGACTTTTTCCTAACAGCAAGACCCCAATTGAATCTGCATGCAAGTAACTATACATATGTTACAACTTACAGCTAACTATTATACCAGTAGCTGTTCTATTGCTATGTCCAaggagaattttttttttggtgtgaATAGTCCAAGGAGAATTTCATGGCAAAAAAACTGACCCTTTCTCATCTATATGCTGAAAGCCTCCCATCTGTTCAATAACACCTTTGTCAACCTCGAACTCAGCTGCAACACTCTCTGGTCCATGAGTCAACAAGTTTTCAAGCACAAACAGAGAATTGTAAGACAGCCTCCAGTCCTTCCTCTCAAACTTGAGGAACCTGATGCAATTATTAAGAAACTTAATTTGATGAACACTTGGACCAAATCATCATAGATGAGAAACATCAAGGGAAGATTGAACAATCCAAAAGCCTAGAAAGTAATTAACCTGTTGTGCAAAATCTCTACTATTCTTGTGAAGTCATCTAGTTCAAAAGCAGCCCTTGAAATTGAAGCTAAGGTCCTTGAATCTGGTGCCCATGGATTTCCATTTGTAGCTTCCTCAGTCAATCTTCACACATAAAATTGATTAAACATCAGAAAGTTTTTCAGATCAGAACTAATCCAAACCCATATAAGAAATTTTATGATTCAACCAGATCATCAAATTGGAGCAGTACTTACAACTGAGCTGGTGTAACATCTGTGAGGACCAACCTTGCGTTCTTGATCTTCTCCTTGAAAAAGAAGGAAGCTTgtttcttcaactcaagaaaCAAAGGTGCAGTCGTACCACCATGGTTGCTCGAAACAGACATGTTAGACTCAGTGGCGGAACCAGGAATCTGAAATGGGTAGGGCTGGAATTAAccggaatttttttttttatacgaaAGTTGATTCAGTTGCAGTTTTTCGTCTGGCTTAGCCCGCCATGTGGTTCCGCCCCTGGACTTAGACTGGAGAAAAACGAGAGGAAGCAGACCAAGAACAACAACATCCACCTATCAAACAAACTGTGAGCTGCGTATGTAACCAGGCGCAGAAAATTGAGACACAAACTCAGTTAGTTTTAGATAAAAAGGGAGTGTGCAAAGGAGAAGGTTTCAAAGTGAAATATTGAGTGATTGATAATGAAACCAAATAACCAATATAGCATTTGAAGTTTTCCAACTTGAAAGTAAAGTTTGAATTTGATAAGCCTAGCTTGGGTTTTTAAATTGTACCAGAAGTATCGACGTCTCAATAGTATTGTCCTCACTACAAGGACAGCATGGTTTGAATTTGTAACGAGTGACACAATGAGATATGAATATTATCGCAAATATATAATGGGAACCAATACAACTATGTTGTTCTCACATGCAGTGTGTGAATGCCACCCCTGCTTGTATTCAAAAgtttcaaatattgtttcatttgtttgtttgttactAGCAAACTAGCAGTTGCATAGAAATTCGGATATAGAGTGGAGGCCTGCACCAATTcctgaatgaaaaaaaaaaattggatagaaattTGAACAGAGGAAGGCTATCCTACACCCTTACGCCAGGGTACCCTAAAACCTGACCCTGAAACTCTGAAAGACTGATGTGAACGACGTACCTGGCTCTGCAACCTCTAATTATAGACGTTCCTATGAGCATTAATATTCGTGGTTTCTTCCCAGTTACCACTATGTGCAATTTATTTCGTTGATCTTCATCGGTTGTTCTTTAAAGGGATTGCTGCAAATATCAACCATCATGGAACTATCTATTAGTTGAAATGATTTCTGCACTTAGATATCAGATAAAATGAATTAATAAAATCCTAAATTGATCTAATATTTTCAACATTAAACTTGGTTTAAAGCTAATAGTGATTTTATATTAGTAGACTAATGGCGTAGTGATGTAcacattatactgtatatacgGACAAATTTGCACCTAAATAATGTTCCTAAGATATATAGTGAAGTCAGATAAGATGTATGGTAATGGAAACATAATGGCAAGGAATTTCAGTTGTGAAATGGCCACGGGTCATCGCCTGAATTCGTCACAATCCAAGTCTTTTTTCTCTATACATTTCTTCTCATGTATGGTAGTTACAATTGTGCAGCTAATCAAGTACAGTGCACAACTCTACAAGACATATATAACAAGGTGATTAACAACATTGTACGAATCTACGTAGAACTGATCAAGAGAGTGGAGGAGTTTTGAACTTTAGCTCCTTCTCAATTTCTGCATCACTAAGAACGTAGCCTTCTGCAAATGGTGGCGGAGGCGGGGCCGGGGCCAGTGGTAGACTACTCCACAAGGATTTGAGAACATTATGTACTTGGCTTGCTTGCTCACTACTCTcatcccttctctctctctgctaATCGTTGATTCAGAGTTGGCCACAGGTCCACTTTCAGAGCCAACGTATCCAATCTTCTCCTAATTTAAGACAGCAGTCTTGAAAGCATTAGATAAATGGAGCATTACACGTCCAAATTTAGCTTCCAAGACATTGCGAATTGCCGGCGCTTGATAGACTGAGCCATCCATGAAGTAGTATGTCACCACCGGTGTTACAGCGTCAGGGCCATCCCTCTTTTGTTTGGTTATAACAAATAGGTTTGGCTCCTTAGCTTCAGTCAGCACGTACTCAATGCCCGTCATTTGTGAGAGGCGAGAGAGGTCGAATGGGCGAATATTGGAGCTTTCCCGGAGTTGTTGGTACGTTGGTGCAGTCGTAGTCATAGAAGGAAGACAACGCAAAGTACCCGAACACCAGATTCCGATCTAAAAGGAATGCTTTGAGCCAAGCCTCGTCCGTGAAGCACAGGCGGGTCATATTCTCCTCCGCTGCCCCGCTGGGATACCCTCCATGTTCTCTGGTTCTGAAGCCTCTGATGATCTCTCCTCTTCATCATGGATCTGTCTCTGCATGtaaaatcaaagaaagaaataacTGAACATATGTTTACTAAATACTGTAGTATGATTAGAACTGCCATATAGGCCTGATGAATATAACATGGGTAATACCTCTTCCACGTTTTGTGTTTTGAGAAACTTTTCCACCTCCGGTATGGATCGGAAGCACCTTCCCTCCGGGCTAATGTAGTACTGCACaaagaaattgagaaaaaaaagtcTCGATTAGTTTCTTAACGAGAAAAGTAAATCAAATTTCAAAGAAGAGAACTAGATCTAGGTAGAAAAGGAAGATAAACCAGGAATGGAACCGATCCAACTGCATGCCATCTATATCAACTAATTGAATTATCAtgtgcatgcatgcatatcaGCATGAATGGTTGTATCTTCCTGTGCGCTAGATCGAATTACGAGTATATACATACATGATACATGAATACCTTATCAACATGCCCGGCAGATCTGCCACCCCTTCGGGTTTTTGTCGTAACTTGCCAACCAGAGGGCCAGTGACGGATCCAGGAATTTGAGTTCGGGTGGGCTTGAGTTTTTTatgaaacgaaaaaaaaatatgaaaaatctcGGCGGTGTGAGAGACTTATATTAAGTGGGAAAAAAGTGCACTTTGAGGGATCCTTACTCATTAATACAATATAAGAATAAACTAAGTAAATCTAATCCTAAAGTTCGATAAATATTCAAAGTCATAGATCACCATCTCAttgtcaacaaaatcaacataCTATTTTTTAGAATCATCCACTGGATTGACTGGAGACTCTAAAGGCAATGGTGCATCATCAAAGTTTGGAGAAGTTACAGAAGGAGTAGAAATTAGATTTGAACTTGAAGATGAGGCATTAGTTATTGGATACCATCTAGTAAGGTTTTTACATTGCTTTGACTTCGACATTGAATCAGACAATTTATTAGAGACTACCTACAGATTAAGAAACAATGCTTATATTAGACAAAATGTAGCAAACATGCAAACACAATAGCAAGGCAAACACAATGGAAGGGCAAACACAGTAGCAAGCCAAATACAAAACTCCATCTTAATTGTGAATTTGTAATAGAAGTAATATAAcctaaaactaaaattaaattactgTAAATTAATAAGAAGTATAAATTTTAGCAATAATCATTTAACAAAGCTTAGAgttcatacaaaaaaaaagcataatcaaattctcaatttAGTATTTGAAATCAATACACCATTGTTTGATTTGTCACTCCATGCATGACTTTGTCCAGCCTCCAGAGACTCTAAGTAAAAACCAAAGTACCCAGTAAGattagaaacaaattaaaacataatcaagtcaaataagaaaacccaattgaaaataatcttATATAAGCTTACAAATTGTTGATGAAGTATGAGAGAATGAGGTGTAGAATTGAATGCGCAGTGGTAATGGAGAGACTAAGAGGGAGGTGAGATTTTGAATCTTTGATGGAATGAAGAAGATTTGGAGAATGCACTGAAGTGAGCAGTTGATAGAGAGTGGTGGACTGAgataattgagaaaattgagAGTTATATCGGGAAGGATAAAGAGGAGTGAGAGTATTAGTGATTTAGTGTAGTACCAAGCAGTTAATAGAGAGTGAGGGACTGAGAGAACTTAGAATTATATCAGGAAGAATATAGAGAGTGAGTGTTAGTGATTTAGTGTAGTACCAAACAGTTGATAAAAAATGAGAGACTGAGAGAACTTAGAAATTATATCGGGAAGAATATAGAGAATAGAGTATTAGTGATTTAGTGtaataacaaaaaatatatatatatacctaagttttttttttcccaaaaTTATGGGGTGGGCTTGAGCCCCCCTAGCTCTTGCCTTGCATCCGCCGCTGCAGAGGGCAATCCCCCGGGCAACCGATCCCGTGATCTTCGTTCTCGTGGCCTAGGACGGCCACTGCTACTCCCCCACCCTGGTCGTCCACGGCCACGCTTTATTAATGGGGGCTGATAAGCAATTATCCCATGAGTGCTGCCGACTAATTGATAATCTAATTGAGCTACATTGACCTCAGTCGTTGGCTCTTCTAGCTTGTTCCAACGTACTGCACAAGCAGTTCAGACACTTGTGGTGGTACGAGGTCTTGCATCTGAGCCTCGCGTGCGTGAAGTTGGTTGATGAAAGATGGatttattttagttttacACTTTTACGTACAGTGGCTACTTAGACTGTGGCAATGGGGTTTATGGCCACTGTACCGAAACTAAACCTATATTTATACCAGAAAATCTTGGACTAAGGAAATTAATTAGCGCAGTCGAGGACTTGGATATTGTTCTTAAATGTTCTCGCATAAAATAAGAatgtaataaatattttaaatggGTCGTGAAATTCATTCCACGTACAGGAAAATTCTACttattttagaaaataaattcccttatctgtatatatatgcgcgtaaaggaaaataatattctttattgaagaaaagaaaatatgaaattaaacATATGGCTACAACTTGTAAAATGTAGCATTCAGAAATAGCTcctgaaaatgacaaaagcaGTTGGACTTAGAAAATTATCCACCATCAGATTTCAGATTATGAACGTTTTCAAATATGGGAAATCTAGCTGAAATGACACAAATAACAGGAAAGTAATCTGCAGAAATTTGATATAAATCCCACCTACGTTAATAGTTGTGCTCCTTTCCATATTTCTCCTATTTTATATCTTACAAGTTGATTCATATTATTGACCTCACATTCTTACAGTTATGTTTAAGctttatggattttttttaatgtcctACGAATATAAATTACTAAGGGAAAAGTGCATCCGTAGTCTGAAcaacaattacatacttttttaCACCCATCTTCTGGCATATAGAGAAGCTGTGAGACAAGCTCCCACAATAGTATATAAGATGGAGCCACTTATTAGATCAGATTTATCACTTATTTTGATGTCTATCATCTACCAAGTCACTTAAAGTGGAGATATAGACTAATTGACAATTAGGTGCTAACTAATAgtataattaaatttattacTAGTCACTTTGGGCCCAAGGGACCCAAGCCCACAAAAAACTCACGACCGTGCCGCCTCCAATCTTGGATGCCACTCGCCTCGTGCCAATGATAACAGCCACCGCCCTCGTCATCGACCATAGGTTCACCACCAGAAAGAGTGGTAGAATTATGCCAATTGATcaaaccaccaccaccgctAGCTTGATTCCGACCTAGTACTTTGTGAGTGACTATCCCCACTACCGTTATGATCGGCCTTCTTGTTGGAACACCATCCTAAACCCTGACGATCGATGCATCAAGACTATATCTAGATGGTAACACCGACAAGGTATTACCATGGACAGGTAGGAAATCTTTCTGCTGGGAAAGGATAGAACCCTTGTGAGAATATAAGGTGGTCGGAGCCGCCGTACTTGCtgccattcaagaatcaagaaGGGGCCGCCATAGATGTAGCGTGCAAAACGTCATGAATAGAGAGAACAACGTTCACATAGAAACCCGTCTTGTTCCTTAGGTTTGCACTTTATAGACTCAAGTCACACAATctaacaaatgaaaatgtacttGATTTTTGTCAATGTGGGAGGGTGGAGTAAAACTCAAATCTCTGCCCAATattttgccaaaaaaaaaaactaacaacATTCTAGCTAACATTAAATAATTTGTAAATAATAAGTCTAAAggtcaaaaatcaaaaacaattttgtaaaattaaaGTAATTCAAGGCGTTGATTGTACCTTTGGTAATCAGTGATTCgattagtatttttttttatcaaaattaagaACTTCATCTTTAGCATCCTCCTCATCTCCTTCTTGATCTTCTAATGTCTCGAAAACTCTCGTCATTCTCTCTATTAGTGAATAGAAAACGAGAGATGATAGATAACTGATAATAAAATTATCGAGCATCAACTTTTTTTATAGGCATATGACGAATTCTAGAACAAGCGGTTTTGTAATGTGAAATACAATGGGTACAAACAATTGGCTCTAAGCTAGGTATTAAGTTTTAATATTTTCCGCCTATTAAAATTATCAATTTGGCAAATACGTAAATTCGGTCTTAGCTATTTCACTCATGCTGAATGAAACAATGCATGTACGGTGCTAACTTTAGGGAAACAAATCATATTTCATTCAtgacaaatttatttatttgcaataaagaaattaataaaTCGGAGACAACTAGAATCAGAGATGTATGAATCAGAGATAGCTAGAATGGAAAAGGTACATTTGGAATGTGAACGATTCATAAATGGATAAACCCATGTACCCCCTTGAGTTGTTGGGTACCCACGACCCCTGAATCAATTGTTGGTGATATTGTAACAATATCAAGTCTACATTTATTTTGATTCATTCATGTGTTAATAAACGCATGAATACTTTACACGTACTTGAATATGTACGCATTCATGTACGTGTTAGTAAATCAAACGATTGTTTTACTCCATAATCATTCTCTCAcattctaaatatatataaattgtcCAAACAATATCAATGTGCTATCACGGTCAAGCTAGAAAAAGTCAACAATTTCTCAGAATCTATTAGACTGCATAAACCAAGCTAAAAAATGAACCAAACCAGCCGGGCCGCCGAGTTATTCAAGGCAACAAACCAAACCAGGCCCAAAACTAAGAGAGGCAAAGGTT encodes:
- the LOC126785832 gene encoding uncharacterized protein LOC126785832, whose protein sequence is MSVSSNHGGTTAPLFLELKKQASFFFKEKIKNARLVLTDVTPAQLLTEEATNGNPWAPDSRTLASISRAAFELDDFTRIVEILHNRFLKFERKDWRLSYNSLFVLENLLTHGPESVAAEFEVDKGVIEQMGGFQHIDEKGFNWGLAVRKKSGRILKLLNEGNLLREERDRARKVTRGIQGFGSFCQRTSSAQGILRESSYETYGRSNSDFINREDQESQLPSPSTEDLPEKVEESKQNNESVSINSRKKTENCSYWDTLVAKKPETQTSFKENMVSIKEVSDKWNIEEEFNPLLLGENNDEYRVELCTEDDHPFSDTGNQCTSSLLV